The window ATTCTTGCCATCGTCGTGCTCGGTGGCATGGGCTCGACCATTGGCGTGGTCATCGCCGCATTCGTGCTGACCGTCGCCCCGGAACTGCTGCGCAGCTTCGCCGAATACCGGGTGCTGCTGTTCGGCGTATTGATGGTGTTGATGATGATCTGGCGCCCGCGTGGCCTGATCCGTATCAGCCGTACCGGGGTTGCCCCGCGTAAAGGTGCCTTGCACGAGGGAGCCGCGCAATGAACGATGAAATCATTCTCTCGGTCGAGAAACTGATGATGCACTTCGGAGGGATCAAGGCCCTCAGCGACGTCAGCCTGCAGGTCAAGCGCAACTCGATCTTCGCCCTGATCGGCCCCAACGGTGCCGGCAAGACCACCGTGTTCAACTGCCTGACCGGTTTCTACAAGGCGTCCGGCGGCACCATCGAACTCAATACCCGTGGCCGGGTGACCAACGTCATCCAGCTGTTGGGCGAGTCGTTCCGGGCCAGCGACTTCGTTTCGCCGAAGAACTTCGCCAGCCGCCTGTACTACAAGATGTTCGGTGGTACCCACTTGGTGAACCGGGCGGGGCTGGCGCGGACGTTCCAGAACATTCGCCTGTTCAAGGAAATGTCGGTGCTGGAGAACCTGCTGGTGGCCCAGCACATGTGGGTCAATCGCAACCTGCTGGCCGGCATCCTCAATACCAAGGGCTATCGCAAGGCCGAGAGCGATGCGCTGGACACCGCGTTCTACTGGCTGGAGGTGGTCGACCTGGTGGACTGCGCCAACCGCCTGGCCGGTGAGCTTTCCTATGGCCAGCAGCGCCGCCTGGAAATCGCCCGGGCCATGTGCACGCGCCCGCAGGTCATCTGCCTCGACGAGCCGGCAGCCGGCCTCAACCCCCAGGAAACCGAAGCGCTGAGCGCGATGATCCGGCTGCTGCGTGACGAGCATGATCTGACCGTGGTGCTGATCGAACACGACATGGGCATGGTGATGAGCATTTCCGACCACATCGTGGTATTGGACCACGGCAACGTGATCGCCCAGGGCGGGCCCGAGGCGATCCGCAACGACCCGAAAGTGATCGCGGCCTACCTGGGTGCGGATGAAGAGGAGCTGGTATGAGTCAGTCTATCCTCGAACTGAAGAACCTGGACGTGTACTACGGCCCGATCCAGGCCCTGAAGAAGGTCTCGCTGCACATCGACGAAGGCGAAACCGTCAGCCTGATCGGCTCCAACGGTGCCGGCAAGTCGACGCTGCTGATGTCGATCTTCGGCCAGCCGCGGGCGGCCTCCGGGCAGATCATCTACCGTGGCGTCGACATTACCCACAAGTCGTCGCACTACATCGCCTCCAACGGTATCGCCCAGTCGCCGGAAGGCCGCCGGGTGTTCCCCGACATGACCGTGGAAGAGAACCTGCTGATGGGCACCATCCCCATTGGCGACCAGTTCGCCAGCGAGGACATGCAACGCATGTTCGAGCTGTTTCCACGACTCAAGGAGCGGCGCAACCAGCGGGCCATGACCATGTCCGGCGGCGAACAGCAGATGCTCGCCATCGCCCGGGCGCTGATGAGCCGGCCCAAGCTGCTGTTGCTCGATGAGCCGAGCCTGGGCCTGGCGCCGATCGTGGTGAAGCAGATCTTTGCCACCTTGCGCGAGCTGGCGGCCTCGGGGATGACCATCTTCCTGGTCGAGCAGAACGCCAACCATGCGCTCAAGCTCTCGGACCGGGCCTACGTGATGGTCAACGGGCAGATTCGCCTGAGCGGCACCGGCAAGGAACTGCTGGCCAACGAGGAGGTGCGCAACGCCTACCTGGGCGGTCACTGATCCCCCGAGGGTCTATCCACAGGAACGCCCCGTGACCTTGTCGGTCCGGGGCGTTTTTCATATCCACAGAGCGGCGGTGAAATTGTGGAAAACGCAGTTGAAAACTTCGTGGGGTGCGACATGAAACCGCTGCAACCGGTTGTTTTGTCACCGTTTTGACTTGTCCCCGTTTGCTGTGGAATCGGCTGTGGGTAACGTGGGAGTAGCTGGCTGGAAGCCTTGTGGAACGTGGCTTTCAAGGCTTTGTACGTTTTTTGATCAGTCGATTTTCAGCAAGCTCGCGGCGCATTTGTCAACAGGTTTGTGGATGCGCCGGGTGTCTTTGAATCAATAGGGACAGCCTGTGGATAACTCTGTGGGCAAACTCTGGAAAGACCGCTATGAGCGGCGTGGCTGCTGGCTTGGAGCCATCCCGCGAAAGTCCACAGCTTGGCTCTGGCATCCGGTTGCGGCACATGGGCTTGTTCGAGGTCAAGCAAAAAACTTTCAGAACCGCGCTGCAGGCCTTGTGGATAGCGGGCTGGCGCTTTTCGACTTGCCCCCAGAGATTGTGGAAGGGGCTGTGGATAAGGTGCGTACAGCAGGCGCCAGGCCACGTCTGGCCTGGGCTGCAGGTATTTGAACGTTTTTTGCACAGTCTGCTGTCGAAGCGTGCGACACAGTTGCTGGCCTCCGCCGGGCCGGGCATGCTGGGCGGAGAACGACTTTATTTCATGCTGTAACCGAGTCTAGCTAGGAGAACACGATGACATCCACGCTGTTTATCACGGGCGCCACTTCCGGTTTTGGCGAGGCCTGTGCCCGTCGCTTTGCCGAGGCCGGTTGGAAACTGGTACTGACCGGGCGTCGCGAAGAGCGTCTGAATGCCCTGTGCGCCGAGCTTTCCAAGCAGACCGAAGTGCATGGCCTGGTGCTCGACGTGCGTGACCGCAAGGCCATGGAAGCCGCCATCGCCAACCTGCCACCGAGCTTCGCCAAGCTGCGCGGGCTGATCAACAACGCCGGCCTGGCCCTGGGCGTCGACCCGGCGCCCAAGTGCAGCCTGGACGACTGGGACACCATGGTCGACACCAACATCAAGGGCCTGATGTACAGCACCCGCCTGTTGCTGCCGCGCCTGATCGCCCATGGCCGTGGCGCCAGCATCGTCAACGTCGGCTCGATCGCCGGCAAGTACCCGTACCCCGGCAGCCATGTGTATGGCGCGAGCAAGGCGTTCGTCAAACAGTTCTCCCTGAGCCTGCGTTGCGATCTGCAAGGCACGGGCGTGCGCGTGAGCAACATCGAGCCGGGGCTGTGTGAAAGCGAGTTCTCGCTGGTGCGCTTCGGTGGTGACCAGGCACGCTACGACGCGACCTACGCCGGCGCCGAGCCGATCCAGCCGCAAGACATCGCCGAGACCATCTTCTGGGTGCTCAACACGCCAGCCCACGTCAACATCAACAGCCTGGAGCTGATGCCGGTCAGCCAGACCTGGGCCGGCTTCGCGATCGAGCGCGACAAGTCCTGATCCTCAATTCCGTGGCGAGCGGGCTTGCCCGCGTTGGGCCGTGAAGCGGCCCCAACGCCAGCGATCGAGATACACCAGGCACAACGGGTTCGCAGGTAGTGGGGCTGCTTTGCAGCCCAACGCGGGCAAGCCCGCTCGCCACAAGGAGACGCGGTGCGGCTCAGCCCAGGTAGTCGGCCAGCCCGTACAGGCAGGTCGCCAGGTGATAGGGGGTGGTCGACGGCATGTCCGCGCGGCTGACCACGCCCTTCGCATCCAGGCATTCATGCCAGCCGCCGTCATGCATGAAGTGCGTATGCAAGGCCTGGAGCTGGCGCTGCAGGCGCGCCGAGTTATCCACACGCAGCGTCAGGGCCCGCAGGTATTCGGCCTGGGCCCAGATCCGCTGGGTCGCGTCGCGCACCGTGCCATCGAGGGTCAGCATCGCGGCGACGGCCCCGCTGTGCGGGTCGACGCCCACCTGCTCGGCATACGCGAAGCCTTGCTTCAGCGATTGGTGCAGGGCAGTGTCGCGCAACACGGGTGAGGATTCGAGCAGGAACAGCCACTCGAACTGATGGCCCGGCTCGAACCAGTTATCCACAGTGCCCAGCGGCTTCTCCAGCATCACCCCTTGCCGGCGGTCGATAAAGCGCTTCTGCAGGGCCGTGGCGAGGGCCAGCAGGTCACGCTGCACGTCGGCGTCCTCGCGCGCCGCCAGCGTGGCGAGGAACGCTTCGGCCAGATGCATCAGCGGGTTCTGCAGGGGGCCGCTGCCCAGCGACGTCCAATCGCGCTCCAGGTTCGCCTCGTACAGCCCGTCGCCGGTGGCGAAGCGCACGGCGATCACTTCCAGCGCGGCATCGAGTACCGACTCCACCAGCGGTTCGCGCACCTTGGCCCAGTAGTGGGCGCAGGCGAACAGGATGAAGGCGTGAGTGTAGAGGTCCTTGCGGGTATCCAGGGGCGCGCCGTGCGGGTCGATGCTGTAGAACCAGCCACCGTGCTCGGCATCGTGGAAGTGCCGTTGCAGCGAACGGAACAGGGCGGCGGCGCGGGTGGCTGCGTCGGGAAAGGCACGGTCACCGATCAGGCTGGAGAACAGGTACAACTGACGGGCGCAGGCCATAGCGCGATAGCGCTGTGGCGGCAGAGGCTGGTGCCCGGCGTCCAACGCTTCATAGGGCAAGGCCAGCTCGGCATTCCAGCCGGGGCCCTGCCACAGGGGCACGATCACCTGGCGAAAGTGCTGCTGCACGGTCGTGAACAGACTTTTCAGTTCGGGAGTGGCGGCAGAGCTGGAAACATCGGGCATCGGCAGGGATCGTCGGGCAAGGGCTGTTTGCCCGACATGGTAGCAGGCAGTCCGGCATCGTGTCAGATGCCCGGCTTTTGCCGGGCAGATAGCGCCGATGTGGCGGAACGGGAATCGCGGCGGTTCTGCGCCCCGACCAGCCCGGCTCCTCCAAGGTAACGCTGCGCCGCGAGGGTGTATTCGACACAGATCCTGTAGGCGCAGGCGGGCGGCGATCCGACTTGCCCGCGAAGGGACTCCTCAGGTCACCGCTGTGCTCAACCCGCCAGCAACCAGACTCCGGTCGCCGCCGAAGCCGCTCCAGCCACGCGCACCAGCGGCGCCGCCGCCTGCGGCAACACCCGTACCAGCGCATACCCCAAGCCATGCAGGGCCGCCGTCGCCAGCACGAAGCCTGCGGCGTATGCCCAAGGGCTGGACATCTCCGGCAGTTCCAGGCCATGGGCCACGCCGTGGAACAGCGCGAACAGCGCCGTGGCGGCCACCGCCAGGCTGACCGGAGGGCGTACCGCCAGCGCCACGGCCAGGCCGAGTGCCAGCACCGAGGCGGCAATGCCGCTTTCCAGGGCCGGCAGTTCCAGGCCGGCGAAACCGAGCACGCCACCGATCAGCATGGTGCCGACGAAGGTGCAGGGCAGGGCCCAGCGCGCCGTGCCCTGTTGCTGGGCGGCCCACAGGCCGACGGCGACCATCGCCAGCAGGTGGTCGATACCACCGATGGGATGGCTGATGCCGGCGACCAGTCCGCTGTCGCCATGGCCGGGGTGGGCGAAGGCGATGGCCGGGGCCAACAGCAGGGTGACGGCGGTAAGGAGTTTCTTCAGGCTCATGGGCACATTCCTGTTGGTGGGAGGATCAGGCTGCGGTCAGCAGGCCTTGGCGTTCGATGAAGGCGATGATGTCTTGCAGGCCCTGGCCGGTCTTCTGGTTGCTGAATACGAAGGGCCGCTCACCGCGCATCCGCCGGGTGTCGCCGTCCATCATTTCCAGCGAGGCGCCGACCAGCGGGGCAAGGTCGATCTTGTTGATCACCAGCAGGTCGGACTTGCAGATACCCGGCCCGCCCTTGCGCGGCAGCTTGTCGCCGGCCGAGACATCGATCACGTAGATGGTCAGGTCGGACAGTTCCGGGCTGAAGGTCGCCGACAGGTTGTCGCCGCCCGACTCGACCAGGATCAGGTCCAGGCCCGGGAAGCGGCGGTTCAGCTGGTCCACCGCCTCGAGGTTGATCGAGGCGTCCTCGCGGATCGCGGTGTGCGGGCAGCCACCGGTTTCCACGCCGATGATCCGCTCCGGCGCCAGGGCCTGGTTGCGCACCAGGAAGTCGGCGTCTTCGCGGGTGTAGATATCGTTGGTGACCACGGCCAGGTTGTAGCGCTCGCGCAGGGCCAGGCACAGGGCCAGGGTCAGGGCGGTCTTGCCGGAGCCGACGGGACCGCCGATACCGACACGCAGGGGTTGTGCGTTCATCTTGCTCTCCTAGGAACGAAACAGGCGGCTGTACTGGCGCTCATGGGCCATGCATGCCAGGGACAGGCCGAAGGCGGCGCTGCCGATGTGTTGCGGGTCTTGTTCGCTGGCCGCCTGTTGCGCCTGCTGCAGCAGCGGCAGCAGTTCGCTGGTCAGGCGCTGCGCGGCCTGCTGGCCGAGCGGCAGGGTCTTCATCAGCACCGCCAGCTGGTTTTCCAGCCAGCTCCAGAGCCAGGCCGCCAGTGCGTCCTGCGGGCTGATTCGCCAGGCCCGGGCCGCCAGCGCCCAGCCGAGCGCCAGGTGGGGTTCGCCATGGCGCACGAGGAGGTCCCGGGCGGTCTCATCGAGTTCGGGCAGGCCACCGAGCAGTTGTTGCAGGGAATAGCCCATCTGCCGGCTTTCCAGGTACAGCTCGCGGGTCTCGCGGCTGGCGCGGTGTTCTTCGGCCAGCTGTTCCAGGCGCGGCCAGTCGGCTTGCGCCGCCGCGGTGCAGTGGGCCAGCAGCAGCGGCGCCTCGAAGCGGGCGAGGTTGAGCAACAACTGGTCGCCGATCCAGCGCCGGGCGCTGGCCGGATCATGCACCCGTGCCTGCTCCACGGCCATTTCCAGGCCCTGGGAATAGCTGTAGCCACCAATGGGCAGTTGCGGGCTGGCCAGGCGCAGCAGCGCCCAGGCCGGATTCATGTGCGTACACCGAACTGGTGCAGGCGGGGTGGGTAGTTGAAGTCTTCATCGCCGTGCCGCGAATGATGGTGGCCTCCACCGTAGGCACCGTGTTCCGGCTGGAAGGGCGCCTCGATGGTTTCGGTGTGGGCGCCGAGTTGTTCGAGCATGGCCTTGAGCACGTAGTCGTCGAGCAGGCGCAGCCAACCGTCGCCGACCTGCAGGGCGACATGGCGATTGCCCAGGTGATAGGCCGCACGGGTCAGTTCGAAGGCGCTGGCGCAGGTGACATGCAGCAACTGCTCGGGGCGGGCACAGACGCGGACGATACGTCCATCCTCGGCCTGCAGGAACTCGCCGTCGTACAGTGGTGGCTGACCGCGCTCAAGGAACAATCCCACGTCTTCACCGGCGGCACTGAAACAGCGCAGGCGGCTTTTGCTACGTGCCTCGAAGTTCAGGTGCAGCTCGGCGGTCCAGGCGGGTTGGGGTTCGATTCTGCGATGAATCACCAGCATCTTGGGGCTTCCAGCAATGAGCAATGCTTGAGCTAGAGCAAGGGGCTTGCCAATCGGGTGAAAGTTGGGAAATCCCTGTCAGAAAGCGCGACGCGCCTGAAAAAGGAGCGTAGCGATGTTTCTGAATGTTTCAAGATGGTGCGCCGGTGGGAGGGGGGCGCGTTTATGGGGCGCCCGGCCCCGAAAGAGAGTCACTCGGTGCTGCCGAGTCCTTGCCAGTGTTTCAGGCCGATGAAGATGAAGCGCAACTGCTGGGTGATCTTCGCCTGTGGCGCCAGGTAATCGGGCAGCGGCTCGAGCGGTGGATCGGTGATCTCCGGCAGGGTGGCGAACACGCTCTTGACGATCAGGTCGGCCATCACCGCCAGGCCATCGGTGTCCAGGTGTTGCAGCTTGGGCATCAGCGCCAGGTCGGCGGCCAGGTCGGAACTGATGTTCTCGCGCAGGCGGGCGATGGCCTGGCGCACGGGCAGGGAGCCGCCGTATTGCTCGCGGGCGAGAAACAGGAACTGCGAGCGGTTCAGCGCCACGACGTCGAGGAAGATACGTACCGAGGCGTCGATGATGCCGCCCATGACGAATTCGTTGTGGCGAACCAGGCGGATGGTTTCCCGGAAGGTCTGGCCTACTTCGCTGACCAGCGCCAGCCCGAGTTGGTCCATGTCGTCGAAATGCCGGTAGAAGCCGGTCGGCACGATGCCGGCGGTTTTCGCCACTTCACGCAGGCTGAGGCTGCCAAAACCACGGCCACCCTCCATCAGATGGCGCGCGGCGTCCATCAGGGCATGGCGGGTCTGTTGTTTCTGTTCGGCACGAGGCAGCATCGGCGGGACGTTTTCTGGAAGACAGGAGCGGCGCACTCTAGCAAATCAGCTTTGCCGGCGTCGAACGTGGCGCGGGGAGGGAGCAGGGAAGAAGCGGGGTCCTGAAATGTCGAAGCCCGATCCAAGGGACCGGGCTTCGTTCCAGGCCATCATGGCCTTAGCTCAGAGCTTGATGACGTTCGGCCAGGCGATCGGCACCGCCTTCGGTGATCAGGCCCTTGTCTTTCAGGCGATCGTTACCACCTTCGGCGAGAGTCTGGCCCAGCGGGGTACGGTCGCTGCCACCTTCGGCGAGAGTCTGGCCCAGTGGGGTGCGGTCGCTGCCACCTTCGGCAAGGGTCTGGCCCAGTGGGGTACGGTCGCTACCGCCTTCGGCGAGAGTCTGGCCCAGCGGGGTACGGTCGCTGCCACCTTCGGCGAGAGTCTGGCCCAGTGGGGTGCGGTCGCTGCCACCTTCGGCGAGGGTCTGGCCCAGTGGGGTGCGGTCGCTGCCACCTTCGGCGAGAGTCTGGCCCAGTGGGGTACGGTCGCTACCACCTTCGGCAAGGGTCTGGCCTTGTGGGGTGCGGTCGCTGCCGTCGGACGCCAGGGTTTGACCTTGTGGCGTGCGTTCGGAACCATCCGAGGCCAGGGTGTTCAGCGATTGGCTGACAGTGGCGTGGCTGGCTTGGGCCTGTGGTGCAGCCTGTTCACGGGCTGGCAGGGCATAGGCGTTGGCGGTCAGAACAGCAAGGGTGAGGCTGAGAAGTAATTGGCGTTTCATGATCGGTTGCTCCGTGGGAGGGCGATAAAGTGGGTACGGAGCTAATGTTACCCTTGCAAAATCGATATAAAAGTTCATAAAGACAATGTTAATAATCAACGGAATTGATTGTTCTGGGCGAGGTGTCTAGCTCGGGCCTTACAGGGTGTTACCTGTGCTCCGTATTGGGTATTTTCTACCCATCACTGCTTCATGAAAGGGCGTGGCGAGGAACGAAAAACTGATGGATTGGTCAGCTTCGGCCCGCTGCGATTTCCCCCCGGTTGGTGGTTTTTCATTAAACCTTGCCGGGGGTTTGCCAGTCGTAAAGGTATATCGCGTCGCTTTTTGGACGTTCAGCCGTTATCAGGAGCCTCGTGCAATGACGCGCACTCGAAAAATCTTCCTCTGGACCGGCGCCAGCCTGGTCATGCTGCTGGCGGTGCTGGTGGCGATCATCGCGTTCTTCGATTGGAACCGGATCAAGCCGCCGGTCAACGCCAAGGTTTCCGAAATCCTCCATCGCCCGTTCGCCATCAATGGTGACCTGTCGGTGCGTTGGCAGCGAGAACCCGACGAAGGCGGCTGGCGCGCCTGGATGCCCTGGCCCCACGTGATTGCCGAGGACCTGACGCTGGGCAACCCGGACTGGTCGAAGAACCCGCAGATGGTCACCCTCAAGCGTGTCGAGCTGCGCCTTGCGCCTCTGCCGCTGTTGGCCCGGCAGGTGGTGATCCCGCGGATCGACCTGACCGAGCCGAACGCCAGCCTCGAAC of the Pseudomonas vanderleydeniana genome contains:
- a CDS encoding ABC transporter ATP-binding protein — encoded protein: MNDEIILSVEKLMMHFGGIKALSDVSLQVKRNSIFALIGPNGAGKTTVFNCLTGFYKASGGTIELNTRGRVTNVIQLLGESFRASDFVSPKNFASRLYYKMFGGTHLVNRAGLARTFQNIRLFKEMSVLENLLVAQHMWVNRNLLAGILNTKGYRKAESDALDTAFYWLEVVDLVDCANRLAGELSYGQQRRLEIARAMCTRPQVICLDEPAAGLNPQETEALSAMIRLLRDEHDLTVVLIEHDMGMVMSISDHIVVLDHGNVIAQGGPEAIRNDPKVIAAYLGADEEELV
- a CDS encoding ABC transporter ATP-binding protein; this encodes MSQSILELKNLDVYYGPIQALKKVSLHIDEGETVSLIGSNGAGKSTLLMSIFGQPRAASGQIIYRGVDITHKSSHYIASNGIAQSPEGRRVFPDMTVEENLLMGTIPIGDQFASEDMQRMFELFPRLKERRNQRAMTMSGGEQQMLAIARALMSRPKLLLLDEPSLGLAPIVVKQIFATLRELAASGMTIFLVEQNANHALKLSDRAYVMVNGQIRLSGTGKELLANEEVRNAYLGGH
- a CDS encoding SDR family oxidoreductase, yielding MTSTLFITGATSGFGEACARRFAEAGWKLVLTGRREERLNALCAELSKQTEVHGLVLDVRDRKAMEAAIANLPPSFAKLRGLINNAGLALGVDPAPKCSLDDWDTMVDTNIKGLMYSTRLLLPRLIAHGRGASIVNVGSIAGKYPYPGSHVYGASKAFVKQFSLSLRCDLQGTGVRVSNIEPGLCESEFSLVRFGGDQARYDATYAGAEPIQPQDIAETIFWVLNTPAHVNINSLELMPVSQTWAGFAIERDKS
- a CDS encoding AGE family epimerase/isomerase — encoded protein: MPDVSSSAATPELKSLFTTVQQHFRQVIVPLWQGPGWNAELALPYEALDAGHQPLPPQRYRAMACARQLYLFSSLIGDRAFPDAATRAAALFRSLQRHFHDAEHGGWFYSIDPHGAPLDTRKDLYTHAFILFACAHYWAKVREPLVESVLDAALEVIAVRFATGDGLYEANLERDWTSLGSGPLQNPLMHLAEAFLATLAAREDADVQRDLLALATALQKRFIDRRQGVMLEKPLGTVDNWFEPGHQFEWLFLLESSPVLRDTALHQSLKQGFAYAEQVGVDPHSGAVAAMLTLDGTVRDATQRIWAQAEYLRALTLRVDNSARLQRQLQALHTHFMHDGGWHECLDAKGVVSRADMPSTTPYHLATCLYGLADYLG
- a CDS encoding HupE/UreJ family protein is translated as MSLKKLLTAVTLLLAPAIAFAHPGHGDSGLVAGISHPIGGIDHLLAMVAVGLWAAQQQGTARWALPCTFVGTMLIGGVLGFAGLELPALESGIAASVLALGLAVALAVRPPVSLAVAATALFALFHGVAHGLELPEMSSPWAYAAGFVLATAALHGLGYALVRVLPQAAAPLVRVAGAASAATGVWLLAG
- the ureG gene encoding urease accessory protein UreG, whose product is MNAQPLRVGIGGPVGSGKTALTLALCLALRERYNLAVVTNDIYTREDADFLVRNQALAPERIIGVETGGCPHTAIREDASINLEAVDQLNRRFPGLDLILVESGGDNLSATFSPELSDLTIYVIDVSAGDKLPRKGGPGICKSDLLVINKIDLAPLVGASLEMMDGDTRRMRGERPFVFSNQKTGQGLQDIIAFIERQGLLTAA
- a CDS encoding urease accessory protein UreF, which encodes MNPAWALLRLASPQLPIGGYSYSQGLEMAVEQARVHDPASARRWIGDQLLLNLARFEAPLLLAHCTAAAQADWPRLEQLAEEHRASRETRELYLESRQMGYSLQQLLGGLPELDETARDLLVRHGEPHLALGWALAARAWRISPQDALAAWLWSWLENQLAVLMKTLPLGQQAAQRLTSELLPLLQQAQQAASEQDPQHIGSAAFGLSLACMAHERQYSRLFRS
- the ureE gene encoding urease accessory protein UreE, whose translation is MLVIHRRIEPQPAWTAELHLNFEARSKSRLRCFSAAGEDVGLFLERGQPPLYDGEFLQAEDGRIVRVCARPEQLLHVTCASAFELTRAAYHLGNRHVALQVGDGWLRLLDDYVLKAMLEQLGAHTETIEAPFQPEHGAYGGGHHHSRHGDEDFNYPPRLHQFGVRT
- a CDS encoding TetR family transcriptional regulator, with the translated sequence MLPRAEQKQQTRHALMDAARHLMEGGRGFGSLSLREVAKTAGIVPTGFYRHFDDMDQLGLALVSEVGQTFRETIRLVRHNEFVMGGIIDASVRIFLDVVALNRSQFLFLAREQYGGSLPVRQAIARLRENISSDLAADLALMPKLQHLDTDGLAVMADLIVKSVFATLPEITDPPLEPLPDYLAPQAKITQQLRFIFIGLKHWQGLGSTE